The genomic window TAGTAACATGTAGATCCATGTAGTGAATAGAGTACTTAGGTATGTCATTATTTTTCCTCATGTACGTAGATTGATTATATTTTAGGGACCCTAGAACTGCTCTATTATGTGATAAGACAGTTAGCAACAAACCTTTTATCATCATGACACTAATCATCTGCATTGGCAGTAAATTTAAGTAACATGTTGAATTGTAGCACTATTGTGCTCAATTGATTTGAAATTTTGATGGATGTGGGGTTTTTTCTCCACAGAAAAGAACAAATTATTTGGGTGGAAATATTTTGGACAAAACTGAACATGTTGAATATCGTTatgacattttgtatttattttttattctgtgaGTTTTTGGTGGGGTGGAAACATGGTGTTGATCCTCTTGTTGCTCATCAACATTGATCAAGGTATGCCGATTGGGCTTCCCTTAAAACCATCTGCATATCCACCAGGTGtatcttgaaaaaaaagagatgtgttcatgttttaatcTACAAAATTGCATTTGGAGAAGCATGTTGATTGTATAACGTAATTGGTGGCAAAGGGATGAGAAAATCTAGCTTATTTAGATGGGTGGCTGTAAAAAGTAGATACAGTCAACATGTTGTACCTGTGGAATGGGATACTTCGTTGGTGTTGGTGCTTCGTCCCTTCCGAAATCAGACAGGGTCCCACATTTTGCTACTCCATCCACCCAAAAGCCTTCATATAGCTGGCCTTTGTCAGGATAGTAGAACTTTCCATTGCCGTTCTTCTTGCCATCCCTCCAGGTGCCTTCATACCAGCTGCCATTTGCTTGGACAGACAATGGAAAGTCAAATTCCaaaattcactttcttgccCCACTAAACTGTAATGTATTTTAGATGAAAATGTAAAGCAACAAGCTCCTACCAAATCGAATGATGCCCTGTCCATGATTCTTATCCTTCATCCACTCTCCTTCGTAGATGTCTCCACTCTCATGGTACATTCTTCCCCAGCCGCACCGGAGACCCTCACTCCACTC from Thunnus maccoyii chromosome 19, fThuMac1.1, whole genome shotgun sequence includes these protein-coding regions:
- the morn3 gene encoding MORN repeat-containing protein 3; protein product: MPYVKTSHKNPPFSTLLDIKSQKCGLRRTVFSVTGNEYTGEWQNNQKHGKGTQVWKKSGAIYNGEWKFGKRDGYGTYSVLLPETKEYVRKYCGGWKNGKKHGYGTYFYSNSAVYEGEWSEGLRCGWGRMYHESGDIYEGEWMKDKNHGQGIIRFANGSWYEGTWRDGKKNGNGKFYYPDKGQLYEGFWVDGVAKCGTLSDFGRDEAPTPTKYPIPQIHLVDMQMVLREAQSAYLDQC